CACACGTGCCAGCCGATACCCGGCGCATCGAGATGCTGGAAGACCAGGCACAACGAAAACGCCTTGACCGGAGCCAAGGCGTTTGTCATTATGCTTCCTTGGGAGCCTCAACTAGCCCTTCTAGGAAAGCGGTGAATGATGGGGCCAGAAGATAGACGCCTTGGCCGTAGTCGCGGGGCTGGGCTTCTAGTTCTTCATCTTCCAAAAAGGCGGGCGGGACATAGGATTCATGGCTGATGTAATACACGTTGCCGTAATCTTCTGGGCCTAACGACAGGCAAAATTGGTCACCGCCTGGATCGTTAGCAAAGGGTACTAAGTCTGGGTGCAGTTGGTCGGATAAGGATTCTAAGCCTCGTTCAAACGAACCTTTTCCGCCACCCACAGGCTTGAATTTATTTACTATGTATCGCCTGCCGTCTTCTCCAAGGAATATATTTCGGTTAGGAAAGCCGCCGTTATGATGCAAGATGTGCGCTTTGTAATCGTCGGGTAAGATAAATCCATATTGTTCTTCAATGGCCTGAAGAATTACCAGTGTGGCTGGCTCTGCGCTTCGAACAAACTGTATCTCATTCATAGAAGTTAGGTGTAAATAGGTTGACCGACGTGTTTGTTGACTTGGTCACAGGAACCAAAATGTACAAAGGTATCAGCGTGGGCATCTTCGTCAACTAATTCCATTGTGCAAGTACCATAAGGCGGGTGTGGAGGTGGAGATGGGTGATAATCGGCACGATGATGCCATGTGTAGCCATCTGGAGCTTGGTTATTTTTCAGTCCTTGAGTTTTCACTATATCGAGTAAGCCTGCTTCTTGATTGGCTCGTAAAAAATCTGCCTCTCGGCTGCCCTGCATCTGAATAACCACTACATTCTTTTGATTACCTGTAACTGGGTACATACAAGGTGTTCCCACGAAAGTTGGCTCCCCATTTAAAGTGAGCGGAATGCGTGTCAGTCCTTTGCGCGTACCGGTGACATTGTAGCTTTTCTGTTCTCGCGCATCATACACCGCAACGACTTTGCCTTCCCCATCCGTGCGGTAGGTGAATGGGTCACCCTCCACATGAAATTCAGTCATATGGTGTTCCTGCAAGAATTTAAACTTTTTGTTCTTCGCACTTTTTGACCGGTCCCACCGTCCCTTAATTACGTCCTGCCACTCCTGGGCCGATAAATGCACCTGCTTATGGTCGGGTGAAGGATTGGGAACGGGCGCGGGCAAGTGCGGCGGAATGTCAGGATTGACAAGCGGCGCGGCCGGTGCGGCAACCGCCGTAGGCCGGCCCGTATAGGCATACTCCCGCGCTGCTGGCGGGGTCCACTCTTCGCCCAGGCCGCTTTCCCGGCCCATGTCTTCGGGCCAGATGCACAAAAACAGGCGCAGGGCGGCCTCGTCGGAGGTGCCGCGGCTGTCGAAGTGCTCGACATGGTTGGTGCAGAAGGCGCGGGTAAACCACACGTGCCAGGCCGTGGCCTGGGCATCCGGGCGCTGAAAGACTAGGTGGCCAGAAAACGTTTTGGTGGAAGAAGCGGCCCAGTCGCGCAGCTCGGAGAAGTCAGCATCGGTGACGAGCACCTCTACCAGGATAGGGCCTTTCGTGACTTTGGCCACCGGGCGGCCCCGATAACCCAGGCGCTGATGAAACCGATACTGACACCAGACCACCACGTACACGCGCCCGTCTACGTGCAGAAAAGCGGAAAAAGAAGCCATAAGAAGCTAATGAAGATGGAAGGACGGAATAGGTAGCGGTAGTAGAGCGGTTCAAGATAGAAATCTTCCCCTATAAAGCACAGCCGTTTTTAACTGTCGCGCTTTTCCGCCTACTTGCCATATCCAAACCTTCATATCTTCTTATGACTTCACCTCTACTCCACCGCTTGGTGCTGGCCGGAGCCCTGAGCAGCCTGACTGCCACCTCCGCCCTGGCCCAGGCCGACCCTATCAAGTTTGGTAAGATTGACGAGCGGGACCTGACCCCGGCGGGCTTCGCGACCGACTCAGCGGCGCCGGCCGTGGTGCTCTGCGACTTCGGCCGCTCCCGCTTCGACTACAACGACGGGCAGTTCCGGGTGATTTTTGAGCGGGTGGCCCGCATCAAGATTCTCAAGAAGTCGGGCTACGAGTACGGCACTGTGCAGGTGCCGCTTTACCACAAAAACACCTCCGAAGAAAAGCTGGTGAGCTTGCGCGGCTTCACCTACAACCTGGTGAACGGACAGGTGGTCAAGGAAAAGCTGAACTCGGAATCTACCTTCCGGGAAGAGGCCACGCCCAACATCACCATCCGCAAGTTTACGCTGCCCAACGTGCGGGTGGGCTCGGTGGTGGAGTTTGCCTACACCGTGGCTTCGGAGTTCACCTTCAACTTCCAGGACTGGACCTTTCAGCGCGACATTCCCGTGCGCTGGAGCGAGTACCGGGCGGCCATTCCGGAGTATTTCGACTACAAGATGGTGCTGCAAGGCTACGAGCCCCTGGCCGAGCAGCAGCGCGAAGAAGGCGTGACGCAGTACACCATCCGCTGGTCGTCGACGCTGACACCGGGCGTGGGTGGGGGGCGCGAGTCGGGCGGCTCCGAAACCATTACGCCCCGCGTCACCAACTACCGCTGGGCCATGAAGAACGTGCCCGCTCTGCGCGAGGAGCCCTACATGACCACGACTAATGACTACGTGGCCCGCCTCGACTTCGAGCTGGCCGGGGTGAAGTGGCCCGACCAGCCCTACAAGCCCGTGGCCAACACCTGGGAGAAAATAGACGAGGAATTGCTGCGCGACGAGTCCTTTGGCGTGCAGCTCAGCCGGGCCAGCTTTCTGAAAGACCAGCTGACGCCCTTGGTGGCCCAGCACAAGGACCCGGCCGCCCGCGTGGCCGCCGTGCACGCCTTGGTGTGCCGCTCTGTAAAGCACAACGGCCGCTCGGCCCTCTACGCCAGCGGCCCGCTGCGCCGCGCCTACGACCAGAAGTCGGGCACGGCCGCCGATGTGAACCTGCTGCTGATTGCGGCCCTGCGCGAGGCTGGCGTGCCAGCCAACCCGGTGGCCTTGAGTACCCGCAGCCACGGCCGCCTCAGCACCAACCTGGTGCCCCTGCTCAGCCGCTTCAACTACGTGGTGGCCCACGTGGCTTTGCCCGAAGGCAAGGAAATGCTGGTAGATGCCACCGAGCCCCTGGCGCCCTGCGGCATGCTGCCTTACAACTGCCTCAACGGCCAGGGCCGCCTGATTTTGTCGGCCAAGGAAGGCGGCTCGCGGTGGCTGGATTTGAAGCCGGCTGACCGCCTGCTCACCTACCGCGCCGTGCAGCTGACCCTGGACGAAAAGGGCGCCCTGCGCGGCAAGGTGCACCAGGAGCACGGCGGCTACCTGGCCCTGGCTCAGCGCGAAAAGCTGCAGAAAGTGGGTGAGAAAAAGTACGTGGAGGAGCTGACCGCCGGCCACGACGGCTGGACCATTCCCACCTTCGCCTTCAAGGAGCGGGAAGCCCTGCACCGCCCGCTGGCCCTCGACTACGAGTTTACGAGCAGCGGCGCCGACGCCCCCGCCGGTACCCTCTACCTGAACCCGCTGCGCGACTTCGGCACCGAGAAAAACCCCTTCCTGCACGAAGACCGGCGCTTTCCGGTGGACCTGGGCGCCCCGCTCGACGAAACCATCATGATAACCGTGAGCCTGCCCGCCGGCTACGCGCTGGAGGAGCAGCCCAAAGGCCTGGTGGTAGAATTGCCGGAGGGCGGGGGCCGCTTCACCTACGCCGTGCAGCCCGGCAACGGCACCGTGCAGATTGTAAGCCGCATGAGTCTGGCCCGGCCCTTCTATTCGGCCGAGGAGTACGCCAACCTGCGCGAGTTTTTCGCCCGCCTCATGGCCAAGCAGGGCGAGCAGCTGGTAATCAAGAAGAAATCATGAAAAGCGGCTTTGCGCTACTAGGCACCCTGCTGCTGGCGGGGCCCGCGGCACTGGCGGCCCCTGGCCCCGCGCCCAAGTACCCCGTGGCCGAGGTGCCCGCCGCCCTGCTCGAAAACGCCCACGCCGTGGTGCGCCGCCACGACGAAACCCTGGTGGTGAAGTCGGTGGGGCGCACCCAGGAAACCGTGCGCCGGGCCGTGACGGTGCTCGACGAGGCCGGGGCGCACTGGGCCACCGAGCTGGTATACTACAGCCAGCTCAACACCATCAGCTACCTGCGCGGGGCCGTGTACGACGCCCAGGGCAAGGTGGTGCGTCAGCTCAAAACCCAGGACGTGCAGGACATCAGCCTGTCCGACGGCTTCAGCCTGGCCACCGACGCCCGCGGCCGGGCCGCCGACCTGCGCCAGCCCACCTACCCCTACACCGTGGAGTTTGAGTATGAAGTGGTATCGGCCAACCCGTTGTTCTACTCCACCTGGCGGCCCCAGCCCACCGAGCAACTAAGCGTGGAGCAGGCTTCGTTTCGGGTGCTGATGCCGGCCGGGCTGGCCCTGCGCTACCAGGAGCGGCGCCTGCCGGCGGGCAGCGCCGTGCAGCGCAGCCAGCAGTCGGGCCAGGAGGTGTACGCTTGGGAAGTGAAAAACCTGCCGGCCCTGGAGGAAGAGCCCGACGCCCCACCCGTGGCCGAGCTGACGCCCACCGTGCGCACCGCGCCTACCGAGTTTGAGGTGGAAGGCCACGCCGGCCGGCTCACGTCCTGGGCCGAGCTGAGCCGCTGGACCTACGAGCTGAACGCCGGCCGCAGTGAGTTGCCGCCCGCCTTACAGCTGGGCATGAAGGCCCTGGTGCAGGGCGAGAAAGACGAGCGGGCCCGCATTCAGAAGGTGTACGAGTACTTGCAGGCCACCACGCGCTACGTGTCCATTCAACTGGGCTTGGGCGGGTGGCAGACGTTTCCGGCCGCCTCAGTGGCCAGCAACGGCTACGGCGACTGTAAGGCCCTAACCAACTACTGCCAGGCCCTGCTGGGCGCGGCCGGCATCCGGGCCCACGCGGCCCTGGTGCGCGCCGGCCGCGACGAGCACGACATCCGCACCGATTTTCCCAGCTCCCAGTTCAACCACGTGGTGCTGTGCGTGCCCCTCACCCAGAGCCCCCGCCCCGATACCGTGTGGCTGGAGTGCACCAGCCAAACCAACCCCTTCGGCTACATGGGCGGCTTCACGGGCAACCGCCACGCTCTGCTGCTGCTGCCCGAAGGCGGCCGGCTGGTAGCCACGCCCCGCTACGGCGCCGCCGAAAACCGCCGCAGCCGCCGCGCCGAGGTGCGCCTCGACGCCCAGGGCAACGCCACGGCCACCCTGCGCACCCTGCGCACCGGCCTGGAGTACGACGCCGTATCGGGCCTGCCGGGCCTGCCGGCTGCCGAGCAGAAAAAGCACATCGGCGACCGGCTGAGTTTACCCAACTTCACCCTGACCAAAGTGGGCTT
This region of Hymenobacter sp. YIM 151500-1 genomic DNA includes:
- a CDS encoding SMI1/KNR4 family protein translates to MNEIQFVRSAEPATLVILQAIEEQYGFILPDDYKAHILHHNGGFPNRNIFLGEDGRRYIVNKFKPVGGGKGSFERGLESLSDQLHPDLVPFANDPGGDQFCLSLGPEDYGNVYYISHESYVPPAFLEDEELEAQPRDYGQGVYLLAPSFTAFLEGLVEAPKEA
- the tssD gene encoding type VI secretion system tube protein TssD; translation: MASFSAFLHVDGRVYVVVWCQYRFHQRLGYRGRPVAKVTKGPILVEVLVTDADFSELRDWAASSTKTFSGHLVFQRPDAQATAWHVWFTRAFCTNHVEHFDSRGTSDEAALRLFLCIWPEDMGRESGLGEEWTPPAAREYAYTGRPTAVAAPAAPLVNPDIPPHLPAPVPNPSPDHKQVHLSAQEWQDVIKGRWDRSKSAKNKKFKFLQEHHMTEFHVEGDPFTYRTDGEGKVVAVYDAREQKSYNVTGTRKGLTRIPLTLNGEPTFVGTPCMYPVTGNQKNVVVIQMQGSREADFLRANQEAGLLDIVKTQGLKNNQAPDGYTWHHRADYHPSPPPHPPYGTCTMELVDEDAHADTFVHFGSCDQVNKHVGQPIYT
- a CDS encoding DUF3857 domain-containing protein codes for the protein MKSGFALLGTLLLAGPAALAAPGPAPKYPVAEVPAALLENAHAVVRRHDETLVVKSVGRTQETVRRAVTVLDEAGAHWATELVYYSQLNTISYLRGAVYDAQGKVVRQLKTQDVQDISLSDGFSLATDARGRAADLRQPTYPYTVEFEYEVVSANPLFYSTWRPQPTEQLSVEQASFRVLMPAGLALRYQERRLPAGSAVQRSQQSGQEVYAWEVKNLPALEEEPDAPPVAELTPTVRTAPTEFEVEGHAGRLTSWAELSRWTYELNAGRSELPPALQLGMKALVQGEKDERARIQKVYEYLQATTRYVSIQLGLGGWQTFPAASVASNGYGDCKALTNYCQALLGAAGIRAHAALVRAGRDEHDIRTDFPSSQFNHVVLCVPLTQSPRPDTVWLECTSQTNPFGYMGGFTGNRHALLLLPEGGRLVATPRYGAAENRRSRRAEVRLDAQGNATATLRTLRTGLEYDAVSGLPGLPAAEQKKHIGDRLSLPNFTLTKVGFRPLPETAPVPGLVETLELALPGLAPPSGRRMFLTPNLLSRQPSPRAAVGERQADIWLDHAYSHADTVRLHVPAGFRPEQLPAPVQLSTAFGTYSSQLRALPDGTLEYVRQLTLPRTRFARAEYPAYLEFRRKISAADKAQLVLVRSDS
- a CDS encoding DUF3857 and transglutaminase domain-containing protein; the protein is MTSPLLHRLVLAGALSSLTATSALAQADPIKFGKIDERDLTPAGFATDSAAPAVVLCDFGRSRFDYNDGQFRVIFERVARIKILKKSGYEYGTVQVPLYHKNTSEEKLVSLRGFTYNLVNGQVVKEKLNSESTFREEATPNITIRKFTLPNVRVGSVVEFAYTVASEFTFNFQDWTFQRDIPVRWSEYRAAIPEYFDYKMVLQGYEPLAEQQREEGVTQYTIRWSSTLTPGVGGGRESGGSETITPRVTNYRWAMKNVPALREEPYMTTTNDYVARLDFELAGVKWPDQPYKPVANTWEKIDEELLRDESFGVQLSRASFLKDQLTPLVAQHKDPAARVAAVHALVCRSVKHNGRSALYASGPLRRAYDQKSGTAADVNLLLIAALREAGVPANPVALSTRSHGRLSTNLVPLLSRFNYVVAHVALPEGKEMLVDATEPLAPCGMLPYNCLNGQGRLILSAKEGGSRWLDLKPADRLLTYRAVQLTLDEKGALRGKVHQEHGGYLALAQREKLQKVGEKKYVEELTAGHDGWTIPTFAFKEREALHRPLALDYEFTSSGADAPAGTLYLNPLRDFGTEKNPFLHEDRRFPVDLGAPLDETIMITVSLPAGYALEEQPKGLVVELPEGGGRFTYAVQPGNGTVQIVSRMSLARPFYSAEEYANLREFFARLMAKQGEQLVIKKKS